The Bacteroidota bacterium genome segment CGACCAACAGCCCAAATGCAATGAGGCTGGTTGGCACTATTACACCTGAAGGTACTGTTCAAATTGCATTTATGCCTATTATAAATATTGGGGCATCAATGGCTACTTCGGGATTTGGTAAAATGAAAGAAGATAATAAACAATGGGTATTTGAAATGCAGATGTCATCAGGCGTTACAGATCTGGTAGCTCATTGGGCGGAAATGTATGAAACAAGTGAAGGAGAACCTTCATGGAAAAAGCTTCCAGGAACTGATTATTCTGTACCTGATTTTTTAGCTGCTGCAGGATTTTAATATTTCATTTAATGCAATAAAAAAGCCCCGAAGTTCGGGGCTTTTTTATTTATTGAGCTAACATCTTTTTCCAACTGATAGCCTCATCTAATATGGACTTAATTTGTGCTATCGGAATACGCTCTTGCACCATTGAGTCGCGATGGCGAATGGTTACAGTTTGGTTTTCCAGGCTTTCATGATCAACAGTAATACAGAAAGGAGTACCTAATGCATCCTGTCTGCGGTAACGTTTGCCTATGGCATCTTTCTCTTCGTAAAAACAATTGTAATCAAATTTCAAATCGTCAATTATTTTACGGGCTACTTCTGGTAAACCATCTTTTTTGGTTAACGGGAAAATAGCTACTTTATAAGGAGCCAATACCGGAGGTAAACTCAATACCACACGGGTATCTTTTTTATCACCTTCGCCTACTTCTTCTTCCTTATAGCTGGCACATAAAGTATATAAGAATAATCGGTCTAAACCTATACTGGTTTCAATAACGTAAGGAATATAGTTGCCATACGCTTTGCCGTTTTCATCCAGCTCCGCATCAAAATATTGCATTTTTTTGCCTGAGTGTTCCTGATGGCTGCTTAAATCAAAATCAGTACGCGAATGAATACCTTCTACTTCTTTAAATCCAAATGGAAAATCAAATTCAATATCAACAGCAGCATCAGCATAATGGGCTAGTTTTACATGGTCGTGGAAACGGTAGCTGGCTTTATCAAAACCAAGCGCATGGTGCCATTTTATGCGCGCTTCTTTCCAATATTCGTACCATTGTTTTTGTGTACCCGGGCGAACAAAAAACTGCATTTCCATTTGTTCAAACTCGCGC includes the following:
- a CDS encoding glycine--tRNA ligase — its product is MSEEIFKKVVSHCKEYGFVFPSSEIYDGLGAVYDYGQNGVELKNNLRQYWWKAMVQMHENIVGLDAAIFMHPKTWKASGHIDGFSDPMIDNKDSKKRYRADNLLEDKIAKYQKDGKTNKAEELQTALDNALLANDLNQLKTLIEQHEIACPISGTRNWTDVRQFNLMFSTEMGAMAEDADKIYLRPETAQGIFVNFLNVQKTGRMKIPFGIAQTGKAFRNEIIARQFIMRMREFEQMEMQFFVRPGTQKQWYEYWKEARIKWHHALGFDKASYRFHDHVKLAHYADAAVDIEFDFPFGFKEVEGIHSRTDFDLSSHQEHSGKKMQYFDAELDENGKAYGNYIPYVIETSIGLDRLFLYTLCASYKEEEVGEGDKKDTRVVLSLPPVLAPYKVAIFPLTKKDGLPEVARKIIDDLKFDYNCFYEEKDAIGKRYRRQDALGTPFCITVDHESLENQTVTIRHRDSMVQERIPIAQIKSILDEAISWKKMLAQ